The Bacteroidales bacterium genome segment GGGAGTAAATTAATACCATAAGCATCTTCTACAGTATCTAAGTTAATATAACGAGCACTAATTCTAAGTACAGTAGCAATAAGAGCTTTACAACCTGCTGCTGCTCCCATCCAAATAATATCATGATTTCCCCATTGAATATCTACGGAATGGTGATTTTGTAATACATCCATAACTTTTTCTGCCGATGGTCCACGATCGTAGATATCTCCAATAATATGGAGTCTGTCGATCATCAAGCGCTGAATAAAGTGCGAAATCTCAATAACAAATTCTTTTGCTCTGTCAATTTCAATAATGGTGCGTATAATCCCATCGTAGTATTCATACTTTTCTTGACCACTTTCGTTTAAAAGTTCATCAATAATATATGCATATGCTAAGGGCATTGTTTTACGAACTTTTGAACGTGTATATTTTGAAGCTGCAACACGCGCAATAATCGATAAGCGCTGCAAAGTAATCATATACCATTCTACTAAATCTTCTTTGCTTTCTTCCTGAAGAATCAATTCCATTTTTTCTTCGGGATAATAAATTAAGGTTGCTAACGCATTTTTCTCGCTTTTACGTAAAGCCATACCAAAAACATCTTCAATCTTACGTCTAACTACTCCCGACGCATTTCTTAGTACGTGGGTAAATGTTTCGTATTCTCCGTGTATATCTGTAAGAAAATGCTCAGTACTTTTTGGAAGACGCAAAATAGCTTCAAGATTTATAATTTCCATACTGGCTTTCTGAATACTGGGAAATCTCTCGGCTAATAATTCCAAATAACGTTTTTCTTTTAATAGCTCTTCGGTTGTAAACTCATTATTTGCCGTTACGCTCATAGCATATAATTTTAAAATGAATATTTTGATAACATCTATAAAGGAATAGAATAAAAATAAAGATTATCTTTACAAAGATGCTAATTTATGTTTTCACTACCAAATAATATCTTATGAATATTCAATCTAATAGTTTATTTAAACAGCTGATTAATAAAGGAATACTAAAACAGAAAGTGTATTCTAATAGCTTAGAGTCTTTTAGCCTTTTTAAACAAGAGGTTTTAAAGTTAACGGCAGAATACGCAGATGTTAAAGACTCGGATAAAATAGTATTTGAATTTACTGATAGAGGAGAGTTTGAATTTGAATTAAAGTTTGCCGGTGATATTTTAGTTTTCCTAATGCATACCAATGTATTTGAAATTCCGCGGCAGAACGAAATTATGAGAACAAAATATATTAAGCAAGATAAAAGTCGCTCGTATTGTGGACTTATCAATATTTATAATTTTATTGCAGATTCGTTTAAATACGATAGGGATAATGATTTGGGCTATTTAATTGGACGTGTTTTTATAAATAAAGAAAAACATTTTTTTATTGAAGGAAAGAAAGAAATAGGGATGATTTTTAACAATTTTGAACAGTCGGTTCTTGATGAAAAATCAGCTTACGAAATAGTAACTTCTGCTATTGAATACACCATTAATTTCGATCTTCTTCTACCTCCTTTTGAATCGGTTAAAATGGTAAGTGTTTATGATATTAGAGAACGTACCCGAAGTCTTTCTATGCGCACAGCCAAACGCTTAGGTTTTAAGTTTCAGTCTGATGAAAAAATAATAAAAGGGTTTAAGGAATAGAGAAAGGTTTGTTAATCAGTAGTTTAGTCTAAGTTTGGTTTTTGTTATTTATGTATAGTGGTGATTTAAATTTTCACCTTCTTTAACAAACTCAATCCGCAGATTTTTGTGTCATCTAAAAGCAATTTCTATCTTTGACATTCAAAATAGGGAAGATGGAAATATACAGTATAGAAACAGGTAATTTTAAACTTGATGGTGGCGCTATGTTTGGCGTAGTTCCCAAAGTGATGTGGAATAAAGTTTATCCTGCCGATGAAAATAACCTTTGCTCTTGGGCTATGCGTTGTCTTTTAGTAGTGGATGGAAATCGGAAAATATTGATCGATAATGGAATAGGCGATAAGCAAGATGCTAAGTTTTTAGGGCATTTCTATTTGCATGGCGATGATACCTTGGAGAAGTCTTTGGCAAAACATGGTTTTACACCTGATGATATTACCGATATGGTTTTAACGCATTTGCATTTTGATCATACCGGTGGCTCTATCAAATGGAATGATGGCAAAACAGCATTGATTCCCGCTTTTAAAAATGCCAAATACTGGGTAAGTAAAGCACAATGGGATTGGGCTATTCATCCTAATAATAGGGAAAAGGCAAGCTT includes the following:
- a CDS encoding MBL fold metallo-hydrolase codes for the protein MEIYSIETGNFKLDGGAMFGVVPKVMWNKVYPADENNLCSWAMRCLLVVDGNRKILIDNGIGDKQDAKFLGHFYLHGDDTLEKSLAKHGFTPDDITDMVLTHLHFDHTGGSIKWNDGKTALIPAFKNAKYWVSKAQWDWAIHPNNREKASFLKENIIPIQESGQLNIVKTEGEIYPGFLLKMFNGHTDGQIIPHINYKGKTLVYMADLLPSTAHISLPWIMAYDTRPLITLEDKKLFFKEAVENDYTLFFEHDIFNECCSLKQTEKGVRLNSVFTLEEWKNLVNS